In Desulfobulbaceae bacterium, a single genomic region encodes these proteins:
- a CDS encoding Hsp20/alpha crystallin family protein — translation MGIKRVKMKRKNEEDAMELMKWNPTNELRNFNRLLTHFFEEPFLPSERQEVQERVWAPRVDIYDTKEAFIIKAELPGVEKNDIKIDVDGRVLNLKGTRKVETEENENSYYRREMFVGSFERSFTLPEAVDPGLIKAEYKDGILHLEVPKPEERKPKQILIS, via the coding sequence TTGGGGATTAAAAGAGTGAAAATGAAAAGAAAAAATGAGGAGGATGCTATGGAACTGATGAAATGGAACCCAACGAATGAACTGAGGAATTTTAACAGACTATTAACACACTTCTTTGAGGAGCCATTCTTGCCGTCTGAGAGGCAGGAGGTTCAGGAACGGGTTTGGGCGCCGAGGGTTGATATCTACGATACAAAAGAGGCCTTTATCATTAAGGCAGAGCTGCCAGGTGTAGAAAAAAATGATATCAAGATCGACGTTGATGGTCGGGTACTGAACTTGAAAGGAACACGCAAGGTCGAAACAGAAGAGAACGAAAACTCGTATTATCGCCGCGAGATGTTTGTTGGATCCTTTGAAAGGAGTTTCACCTTGCCGGAAGCTGTGGATCCTGGATTAATCAAGGCCGAGTATAAGGATGGTATTCTTCATCTGGAAGTTCCAAAGCCGGAGGAACGGAAGCCGAAGCAGATCTTAATTAGTTAA